The genomic stretch GCTCGTTGATGCGATGTCGGAGAGATGGGGCGTGCGCCGTACATCTGTAGGGAAGGCGACGTGGTGCGAGCTGGCCACAGCGCTCACGTCCCCACATGGGCATGTGCAGGACCACCGCGTTTCTCGCGCTGACGGGTTGCTGTCCTCGTACGACGCCCATGCCGCCTGCTTCACGGGGGCGGGCACGAGCATGGCAACCCTCGATCAGGCGGCCAAGGGTGCCGCGAGCCTGATTGTCGATCTCCTGTACTGGACTCAGGCTCACGGACTTGATCCCGATTCGCTGCTCGAAGAAGCGCAGGGGTCCTTCGAAGAACTTCGCTCGGGCGCCACCGATGAACTTTGATGAGGACGGAGAGTTGGAACCTGCCAGCGCGTTCAACATCGGCTGGCGCGATCCGGATTCGCTTCGAGTGCTGTGTGAGGTTGCCGGGGAGATCGGACTCCTGGACGGGGTAGAGGTCGTGCCGCTCGCAGTTGATCCCACAAGGAGCGAGTTGGAGCCTCCTGAGGGTGTGATCGGGATCGGGGCTGCTCATCATGTGTTGGGATGCCTTGCCGAGATCGCGCGGCGCACCAGAGCTGGACTGGGCAAGTACACCTGGTTGCGGTCCGACCTGTGGTGGCCCTAAGCGGGTATGGGGCAATTCAGGCAGCGGAAAGGTTGTGGTGTGCTGCTTGGGGACGTGCCTATCTGAAACTCGGAGAAGCCCCCGCTGTCGTTGCGGTACACGAGGCCGATCCCGTGTTCGGCGAGCAAGTCGCGGAGATCCATATCGGGAAGGGCCGGGGCCAGAACCATCAGGTGCAGCGGCTGATCGTGAGGGATCTCGTTCAAGTAGCGGCGTGCACGTAGGAGTTGAGCTAGAGCCTGAGTGATTGACTCGCTCGCAGCGGTGCTTGTCGGCTCATACACGGTGTTGTTCGCTGGGTTGTACAGATCGAACATGAGCCGAGAAGTTGAACTCCGCATCGATACGTCTAGTTGACCAATCGTTTCCCCACTTGCGGTCTCGCGCTCTTCGAACGCATCCGCCAGATCATCGCGGGCTGCTGCTACCTGATCGACGTCAGTCTGCGGCCGCCGTTCGCGGATTCGACGTCGAGTCGCTCGGGTGTAGCGGCCTGCGGTTCGGCTGAACCCCAGCCGGGAATGGGGTGCTCGGTCGAGAGTGTCAGACGCCTCCCGTATGTAGCGGCCGATAGGGCGTAGCCGGAAGACGATGACGTCGCGGTCGTTGCCCAACTCATCTTTGGCCTCGCGTATCTCGAACGGCTTACGCTCGTCGAGTTTGAACATCCCGATGTACCTGTGCGTCCGTGTGTCGCTTCCAGGAACCTTCCCCACGGCGACGAATAGATGCAGGGTGCGTCCCATCCTGGCGTGGTCCAGGATGGATAAGTTGCCGCCTTCAAAGGCCTGGTTGCCCTGTTTACCTGTTCCGGTATAGGTGAATACGGGCCCGAGGTCGTCATCTTCGGCCATCCATCCATCGCGATATCCGAAGCGCTTTCCGACCTTGCTGTCGGAGAAAATGAGAACGTTGCGCTTCTCCACTGCGGGACAGATTCCAGCAAATCCGGCGCCACCAAGCAGGGGGTGGATCTGCTTACGCGTCAGGATGTCACCGGGCTGGAACCCGGAGGGGGCTGTCGTCATGTGCTGAGGCTAGTGCGTTCACTGTTCGTGGAGTGTGACAGGTGGTGCAGTCGTCCGGAAGGTCGTTGTGGCTGTGCCTGGCTCGGGCGAGGATGGTGCGATGGGTGAGGCAACGGGGACGATCGTCGCGGCTGGTATTGCGTTTGCATCCGCAGTCATT from Streptomyces davaonensis JCM 4913 encodes the following:
- a CDS encoding ATP-binding protein is translated as MNHDNCVPRKGWEVPFRATPREVPALRRIMRLHLTYWGLLDVLENAQLCVTELATNVVKHVGLGVPAVLAVCMNGTKLHLEVQDPHADAVPTLDSAGTRDEGGRGLTLVDAMSERWGVRRTSVGKATWCELATALTSPHGHVQDHRVSRADGLLSSYDAHAACFTGAGTSMATLDQAAKGAASLIVDLLYWTQAHGLDPDSLLEEAQGSFEELRSGATDEL